Proteins from a genomic interval of Cygnus olor isolate bCygOlo1 chromosome 9, bCygOlo1.pri.v2, whole genome shotgun sequence:
- the LOC121075113 gene encoding G-protein coupled receptor 35-like, with product MEKCTDINSTLQNGILLFQLIVYIPVLSFGFLLNTVAFWVFCCKLKSWTETRVYMINLMVTDCFLLFALPFMIYFTKNKHPIDDLCFAVQMIYFTNRPMSIYIIMLIAIDRYIAIIFPLKAKILRSPLKSASVCGCLWIIQIIYSYAQQKFQESKEKFCLQRHSTEPKYLTLFSISFGYFIPLAIIIFCSVKVIKCLKKKMASSFHDTLLIQKALHIVSVNLCVFTVCFSPIYITLLLRFIAEVAKACSLLSKLRVSIQILSCLANINCCLDAFCYYFAAKEFKEFSSLLPTCILKRSTVNQSEESQQPTEEVML from the coding sequence ATGGAGAAATGCACTGATATAAACAGCACGCTGCAGAACGGtattttgctctttcagctgATCGTCTACATCCCAGTCCTCTCCTTTGGGTTCCTGCTGAACACAGTCGCCTTCTGGGTCTTCTGCTGCAAACTCAAGAGCTGGACTGAGACCAGGGTGTACATGATCAACCTCATGGTCACAGACTGTTTCCTGCTCTTTGCCCTGCCTTTCATGATATATTTTACCAAGAACAAACATCCCATAGACGACTTGTGTTTTGCTGTACAGATGATATATTTTACAAACAGGCCTATGAGCATCTACATCATCATGCTGATTGCAATCGATCGATACATTGCAATCATATTCCctctaaaagcaaaaattcttCGATCCCCACTGAAATCAGCTTCTGTCTGTGGGTGTCTTTGGATAATACAGATAATTTATTCCTACGCCCAGCAAAAATTtcaagaaagtaaagaaaagttTTGCCTTCAGAGACATTCTACTGAACCTAAGTATTTAACGTTATTCTCCATTTCCTTTGGATATTTTATTCCTCTAGCGATTATAATTTTTTGTTCAGTAAAAGTCATCAAATGTCTCAAAAAGAAGATGGCCAGCAGCTTTCATGACACATTGTTAATCCAGAAAGCACTCCACATTGTTTCTGTGAATTTGTGTGTGTTCACCGTATGTTTTTCACCTATCTACATCACACTGCTCCTGCGGTTCATAGCAGAGGTTGCTAAAGCTTGTTCTCTGCTCTCAAAACTTAGAGTCTCTATTCAGATCCTTTCATGCTTAGCAAATATCAACTGCTGCTTGGATGCATTTTGCTATTACTTTGCAGCCAAGGAATTTAAGgaattttcctctctgctccccactTGTATATTGAAGAGGTCTACGGTGAATCAAAGCGAAGAGTCACAGCAACCCACCGAGGAAGTTATGTTATAA
- the LOC121075114 gene encoding G-protein coupled receptor 35-like, with translation MNESNSCSVTDVEVNRHVRLTEFALYILIFSFGAIFNALALWVFFCKIKKWTETRVYAINLVFADCFVICILPFMAYLIWNKSVRDELCQFIEAMYFINMVVSIYIVSFISIDRYIAIKYPLKARTCRSPSKAALLCGLLWISVIIGATLRFQKRHAAFCFQKDATIPTAQTLLSIFFIFTLPLATLTFCSIEIIRNLKRQLKTNSLEDKLIQKALYIIYANLIVFLICFLPAYLGILFRFIMEYVGPSCFLIQVMMDFFALTRCIATSNCCLDSVCYYFVTKEFQEAILQPKSSTDKTNQTQSLQINTC, from the coding sequence ATGAATGAGTCCAACAGCTGCAGTGTAACAGATGTAGAAGTGAATCGCCACGTCCGTCTCACTGAGTTTGCTCTGTATatcctcattttctcttttggagCAATATTTAATGCCCTTGCCCTGTGGGTgttcttctgcaaaataaagaagtgGACAGAAACCAGGGTGTACGCAATCAATTTAGTTTTTGCTGACTGCTTTGTCATCTGCATCTTGCCTTTCATGGCTTATTTGATCTGGAATAAGTCAGTCCGAGATGAACTCTGCCAGTTTATAGAGGCAATGTATTTTATCAACATGGTAGTGAGCATCTACATTGTTTCATTTATCTCCATTGATCGATATATTGCCATAAAGTACCCCCTGAAAGCTAGGACCTGCAGGTCTCCATCAAAAGCTGCCCTTCTCTGTGGGCTTCTGTGGATCTCTGTTATAATCGGTGCAACCTTAAGATTTCAAAAGAGacatgctgctttctgttttcagaaggatGCCACCATACCCACTGCTCAGACcctgctttccattttcttcattttcactctTCCATTAGCAACCTTGACCTTTTGTTCCATAGAAATCATCAGGAACCTTAAGAGACAGCTGAAGACAAATTCACTGGAAGACAAATTAATCCAGAAAGCTCTTTACATTATTTATGCAAATCTGATTGTGTTTCTAATATGTTTTCTGCCAGCCTACCTTGGGATACTTTTCAGGTTCATAATGGAGTATGTTGGACCTAGCTGTTTCCTGATCCAGGTCATGATGGACTTCTTTGCCCTGACGAGGTGCATTGCCACGTCCAACTGCTGCCTGGATAGCGTCTGCTACTACTTCGTGACCAAGGAATTCCAAGAAGCCATTCTGCAGCCCAAATCCAGCACtgacaaaacaaatcaaacccaATCCTTGCAGATAAACACTTgctaa